One segment of Erigeron canadensis isolate Cc75 chromosome 2, C_canadensis_v1, whole genome shotgun sequence DNA contains the following:
- the LOC122587528 gene encoding uncharacterized protein LOC122587528 — MADHTKRDVVEPPGKEKDSEKSISDRRALLKKAYTERRRAERARQERDGEESQYPDVIIKYLESQAMRPKPAPKKAFEIPILEDDQHLDPTYYHFKRLNAIANRKYTGGVDYTNKLVITGTMPIPDFIAKYKSMEPNNFCHMFRDHCLAGRLMSKVYSSDVITYELVGFGGQIQVKAFPRFAFVSEDYFLEVHSDLRVGDYVCFRGFPAIIARKLCMVPHLVRRLSYCLYKMPPMLPVMEEFDASTPESGGSPGAYILKDQVFNTSVMQYVTPQLVNSLSILSRINSSILGNVPSLACQMGLSLL, encoded by the exons ATGGCGGATCATACTAAAAGGGATGTTGTTGAACCACCCGGAAAAGAAAA gGACTCTGAGAAGAGTATTTCTGATAGGAGGGCCTTGCTTAAAAA GGCATATACTGAAAGGAGGAGGGCGGAGCGAGCAAGGCAAGAAAGGGATGGAGAAGAATCGCAATATCCTGacgtaataatcaaatatcTTGAAAGTCAG gCTATGCGGCCTAAGCCTGCTCCTAAAAAAGCTTTTGAAATCCCGATCTTAGAAGATGATCAACACTTGGATCCAACT TATTATCACTTCAAACGGTTGAATGCAATTGCAAATCGCAAGTACACAGGAGGCGTCGATTATACTAACAAATTGGTTATCACTGGGACTATGCCCATTCCTGACTTTATAGCCAAGTATAAAAGCATGGAACCCAACAACTTTTGTCATATGTTCCGTGATCATTGCCTAGCTG GGAGACTTATGAGCAAAGTATATTCATCAGACGTTATAACGTATGAGTTGGTTGGTTTTGGTGGACAGATTCAGGTCAAGGCTTTTCCAAG GTTTGCTTTTGTATCAGAAGATTACTTTCTTGAGGTGCATTCTGATTTGAGAGTTGGAGACTATGTTTGTTTTAGAGGGTTTCCAG CAATTATCGCAAGAAAGCTGTGTATGGTGCCACATTTAGTCAGGCGTTTGTCGTATTGTCTTTATAAGATGCCACCCATGCTGCCCGTTATGGAG GAGTTTGATGCATCAACTCCAGAAAGTGGTGGGTCTCCCGGTGCTTATATCTTAAAGGATCAGGTATTCAATACTAGCGTCATGCAATATGTAACTCCACAGTTAGTGAACAGTTTATCGATCCTTTCAAGAATAAATTCCTCGATTTTAGGAAATGTCCCATCTTTAGCGTGTCAAATGGGCTTAAGTCTGTTGTGA